A genomic stretch from Aerococcaceae bacterium zg-1292 includes:
- a CDS encoding LacI family DNA-binding transcriptional regulator, producing the protein MVTLKDVALKANVSKMTVSRVINHPELVTDELKTLVHQAMEELGYKPNTVARALAQNRTMIVKVLILEEMDSTEPYYMHLIKGIAEALDQYHYALQLVTENTYELGGGDGYIITGMTREDYDWVKEIQAPLIIFGENDIHLPFVDSDNQKAVETITTFAMTKGYEHYIYVGMDVPELFAASRKQGFLNAMVQATSQTYEIYQVKNSAMAAEQLLQAMTFEPNTCFICATDRIALGIQRGLKNQRLNLSDYGITGFDGVFLDCIASPKLTTMKQDIEYMGKKCVQLLMERIDGKQLQSVANFCDATLIERETLRK; encoded by the coding sequence TTGGTAACGTTAAAAGATGTCGCGTTAAAAGCGAATGTGTCAAAAATGACAGTATCGCGAGTCATTAATCATCCTGAATTAGTAACGGATGAACTTAAAACACTCGTGCACCAGGCGATGGAAGAATTAGGCTACAAACCGAATACGGTGGCTCGAGCCTTGGCACAAAATCGAACGATGATTGTTAAAGTGCTGATTTTAGAAGAGATGGACAGCACGGAGCCTTATTATATGCACTTAATAAAAGGCATTGCGGAAGCATTGGATCAATACCATTATGCACTGCAACTTGTCACGGAAAACACTTATGAATTAGGTGGCGGTGATGGCTATATTATTACTGGGATGACTCGAGAAGATTATGATTGGGTTAAAGAAATTCAAGCACCACTGATTATTTTTGGTGAAAATGATATTCATCTGCCATTTGTCGACTCAGATAATCAAAAAGCAGTAGAAACCATTACAACGTTTGCGATGACAAAAGGATATGAACATTATATTTATGTTGGCATGGATGTACCAGAGTTATTTGCAGCATCTCGAAAACAAGGCTTTTTAAATGCGATGGTCCAAGCAACGTCACAGACTTATGAGATCTATCAAGTAAAAAATTCTGCGATGGCTGCCGAACAATTATTACAGGCGATGACCTTTGAGCCGAATACATGTTTTATTTGCGCAACAGATCGTATCGCTCTAGGAATTCAACGTGGATTGAAAAATCAGCGTCTAAATCTATCCGATTATGGAATTACAGGTTTTGATGGTGTGTTTTTAGATTGCATTGCATCACCGAAATTGACGACGATGAAGCAAGATATTGAATATATGGGTAAGAAATGCGTACAGTTACTAATGGAACGAATTGACGGCAAACAACTTCAATCAGTAGCAAACTTTTGTGATGCGACATTGATTGAACGCGAAACTCTACGAAAATGA
- a CDS encoding hydroxymethylglutaryl-CoA synthase codes for MQVKIGIDKIGFYVPSYYMDMRELATYRGIDPNKWTIGIGQEKMAVAPLTSDVVAMAANAAASILTPEDKASIDQVIVGTESGVDFSKSIATFVHEMLGIQPFAKAFEIKQACYGATAGLQMACDYVRLRPERKVLVIATDIARYGLNTGGEATQGAGAVAMLVSAMPRILAIDEKSYMHTNHQFDFWRPNHSEYALVDGQFSTKLYQDEFVTILEEATRHHPTLLDSLEAIVFHLPFTKMGRKALLAYEASGAPESHLSRWLSHYDQASYLNRMVGNIYTGSMFLSLLSLLAMDDSLQEGQRLGLFSYGSGAVAELIIGQLQPGFAAMIDKAAILAHLERREALTVERYETVFLSKVCEEDTPYQALESGYYLKKVVNHQRIYDYQQ; via the coding sequence ATTCAAGTGAAAATAGGAATCGATAAAATTGGTTTTTATGTACCAAGTTATTATATGGATATGCGTGAATTAGCGACGTATCGTGGCATTGATCCAAACAAATGGACCATTGGTATTGGTCAAGAAAAAATGGCAGTGGCGCCTCTTACGTCAGATGTTGTGGCAATGGCCGCTAATGCAGCAGCAAGCATATTAACGCCAGAAGACAAAGCGAGTATTGATCAAGTTATCGTCGGTACAGAATCCGGTGTGGACTTTTCTAAATCAATCGCAACCTTTGTCCATGAAATGTTAGGGATTCAACCATTTGCTAAAGCTTTTGAAATTAAACAAGCATGTTACGGCGCAACGGCCGGGTTACAGATGGCCTGCGATTATGTTCGTTTACGACCAGAACGAAAAGTACTTGTTATCGCAACAGATATTGCACGTTATGGTCTGAATACAGGCGGGGAAGCAACACAAGGTGCGGGTGCTGTTGCCATGCTAGTTAGTGCAATGCCACGTATTTTAGCTATTGATGAAAAAAGTTATATGCATACGAACCATCAATTTGATTTTTGGCGTCCTAATCACTCAGAATATGCGTTGGTTGATGGACAATTCTCGACAAAATTATATCAAGATGAATTCGTAACGATTTTAGAAGAGGCAACGAGACATCATCCGACGCTGTTGGATTCACTAGAAGCGATAGTGTTCCATTTGCCATTTACAAAAATGGGTCGCAAAGCCTTATTAGCGTATGAAGCTTCAGGTGCACCAGAATCTCATCTCTCGCGGTGGCTTTCGCACTATGATCAGGCAAGTTATCTCAATCGTATGGTTGGGAATATTTATACGGGCTCTATGTTTTTAAGTTTATTATCATTATTGGCAATGGACGATTCATTACAAGAAGGGCAACGATTAGGGTTATTCAGTTATGGTTCAGGGGCGGTTGCTGAATTAATTATTGGTCAATTGCAACCAGGATTTGCGGCAATGATTGATAAAGCTGCCATATTAGCACACCTTGAGCGACGCGAAGCTTTAACGGTAGAAAGGTATGAAACGGTCTTTTTAAGCAAAGTTTGCGAAGAGGATACGCCGTATCAAGCGCTAGAATCCGGGTACTACTTGAAAAAAGTCGTCAATCATCAGCGAATTTATGATTATCAACAATAA
- a CDS encoding hydroxymethylglutaryl-CoA reductase, degradative produces MELSGFYRLSREERNREIAMNLPHLPELKVCALTDATGDAMIENYVGQYALPLGIATNFTIDGEAYVIPMAIEEPSVIAAASNGAKRVGNIHTTAQPRELIGQMVFEYSGDPDGLIANLNNQCDVLLKQAKILSPSMVARGGGPTRVWFEQKGEFIVGYLGFNPCDAMGANAINHVLEGLSPMIEAQHDMLALMRILSNYQPDSLVTAKCRVPIKSLDSQLEKAQVMATRIAAASRYAQLDPYRATTNNKGIMNGIDAVLMATGNDWRAVEAGVHAFASQDGSYQPLTTWTIEEHALVGKIKLPLAVATVGGTLSVHPTAQWSLELLGNPDAETLSRIIAAVGLAQNFAALRAIVSEGIQKGHMGLHARQLAIQVGATDQEREALIAQLKAAPSMSQRVAAELLEQIRSSHS; encoded by the coding sequence ATGGAGTTATCAGGATTTTACCGTTTATCACGAGAAGAACGTAATCGCGAAATAGCGATGAATTTACCCCATTTACCTGAACTTAAAGTTTGCGCATTAACGGATGCAACGGGAGATGCAATGATTGAAAATTATGTGGGACAATACGCTTTACCATTAGGTATCGCGACTAATTTTACGATTGACGGTGAAGCTTATGTCATACCGATGGCGATTGAAGAACCCTCTGTAATTGCTGCAGCCAGTAATGGAGCAAAACGTGTAGGCAATATTCACACTACCGCTCAGCCGCGTGAATTAATTGGACAAATGGTCTTTGAATACTCAGGAGACCCAGACGGTCTAATAGCTAATCTGAATAACCAATGTGATGTCTTGTTGAAGCAAGCAAAAATCTTATCGCCATCAATGGTCGCACGAGGGGGTGGACCGACACGGGTTTGGTTTGAGCAAAAAGGTGAATTTATTGTGGGTTACTTAGGATTTAATCCTTGTGACGCGATGGGGGCCAATGCAATTAATCATGTGCTTGAAGGTTTAAGCCCGATGATTGAAGCACAACATGATATGCTGGCGCTGATGCGTATTTTATCGAATTATCAACCGGATTCACTAGTCACAGCTAAATGCCGTGTGCCGATTAAGTCGCTGGATAGTCAATTAGAAAAAGCACAAGTAATGGCAACGCGTATCGCTGCTGCCAGTCGTTATGCTCAATTGGATCCCTATCGGGCAACGACTAATAATAAAGGTATCATGAATGGTATTGATGCGGTATTAATGGCAACTGGTAATGATTGGCGCGCTGTAGAAGCTGGAGTACACGCTTTTGCGAGTCAGGATGGTTCTTATCAACCTTTAACGACGTGGACGATAGAGGAACACGCACTCGTTGGAAAAATTAAGTTACCATTAGCAGTAGCTACTGTCGGTGGCACCTTATCTGTACATCCAACCGCACAATGGTCGCTTGAATTATTAGGAAACCCGGATGCTGAAACACTCAGTCGTATCATTGCAGCAGTTGGTCTAGCGCAAAATTTTGCTGCACTACGAGCAATTGTCTCTGAAGGCATTCAAAAAGGACATATGGGATTGCATGCACGGCAATTGGCGATTCAAGTTGGTGCAACGGATCAAGAGCGTGAAGCCTTGATTGCACAATTAAAAGCAGCGCCATCAATGAGTCAACGTGTGGCTGCTGAATTACTTGAACAAATACGCTCGAGTCATAGTTAG
- a CDS encoding AI-2E family transporter: MPHQREFETNQSVKKPIIWHAILDNKVISSLLTVLLVLIIIFIFTKIAYLFTPLHSIFSLFGFPVVTSAVLYYLFAPVVNSLERQGVSKTISVFGIFILLILVISLSIGSLVPIVQNQTKSFVENVPAYYKTLMEMIDNLPFSLEKLFKEFDLQPLLENFSLENITSRLNPIVSSTFGGIGNILGTVTSAVTGLITIPIILYYLLVDAERIPKKILYYVPTKYRQSVSRMLYQGNYQVSQYIRGQIIVAICVAIMFAIGYAIIGLEYGATLAILAGILNIIPFLGSIIAVIPAIIVGLITSPLMLVKVIIVMMVEQTIEGRFISPQVLGNSLKVHPVTILFILLGAGKLFGVVGVIIGVPMYAVVKVIATEIYSWYREASDAYEDDDKYLYDDQKMVLKTIDNDDLLEEAKEEIENEDEGNQDETVE; this comes from the coding sequence ATGCCTCACCAACGTGAATTTGAAACGAACCAATCAGTGAAAAAGCCAATCATTTGGCATGCGATATTAGACAATAAAGTAATTAGCAGTTTGTTAACCGTGCTTCTGGTTTTAATAATAATTTTTATTTTTACCAAAATAGCGTATTTATTTACACCCTTACATAGTATTTTCAGTCTCTTTGGATTTCCAGTTGTGACGAGTGCGGTATTGTATTACCTCTTTGCACCTGTCGTCAATTCTTTGGAGCGCCAAGGTGTTAGCAAAACCATTTCGGTGTTTGGGATTTTTATTTTATTAATTTTGGTGATAAGTTTGAGTATTGGTTCTTTAGTACCGATTGTTCAAAATCAAACGAAATCTTTCGTTGAAAACGTGCCTGCTTACTACAAAACATTGATGGAAATGATTGATAATTTACCATTTTCATTGGAAAAATTGTTTAAAGAATTCGATTTGCAGCCATTATTAGAGAATTTTTCATTGGAAAATATTACGTCGCGCTTGAATCCGATTGTGTCATCGACCTTTGGTGGTATCGGAAATATTTTAGGAACGGTCACTTCAGCAGTGACTGGATTGATTACTATTCCGATTATTTTGTATTATTTACTAGTGGATGCGGAACGTATTCCTAAAAAAATATTGTACTATGTACCGACAAAATACCGTCAATCTGTCAGCCGGATGCTTTATCAAGGTAATTATCAAGTATCGCAGTATATTCGTGGACAAATAATTGTCGCGATTTGTGTCGCAATTATGTTTGCGATTGGTTATGCGATTATTGGGTTAGAGTACGGTGCTACCTTAGCAATTTTAGCAGGGATACTTAATATCATCCCATTTTTAGGTTCAATTATTGCGGTGATACCAGCGATTATTGTGGGCTTGATTACGTCACCGTTGATGTTAGTTAAAGTGATTATTGTAATGATGGTCGAACAAACGATTGAAGGACGTTTTATTTCACCGCAAGTATTAGGTAATAGCTTAAAAGTCCATCCAGTAACTATTTTATTTATTTTATTGGGTGCAGGGAAATTATTTGGTGTCGTGGGTGTCATTATTGGGGTGCCGATGTATGCGGTGGTTAAAGTGATTGCGACAGAAATCTATTCATGGTACCGTGAAGCCAGTGATGCCTATGAAGATGATGATAAATATTTATACGATGATCAAAAAATGGTATTGAAAACAATTGATAATGATGATTTACTAGAAGAAGCAAAAGAAGAAATCGAAAATGAAGACGAAGGGAATCAGGATGAAACAGTTGAATAA
- a CDS encoding lactonase family protein yields MTETYLLGGYTKRINKGIASIQFDAATQSFSNYQAIAPLNNPTWVTTSKDNTYLFAIDKEELGGLVVFKQEDTNNNYTRLTACHATEIPGCHISYHEPSGAVYVSNYHQGSVDIYCFENETLTFIEQVKHSGCSVHANQQSPHVHMTHFNADETQLYVCDLGTDSVVLYTILADGTLEKTDTVSVPAGTGPRHITFHPALNIAYVIGELANTVSVFTVADNGHLTLIQTIATTPKEYTETSAGAAIRVTNDGRFLYTSTRFHNIITAYTIQTDGTLTLLQQINTGGDIPRDFILNASQEYLLVPHQDSDKITVLQRNAQTGLLSNIGRSATAPECVNIVPVHA; encoded by the coding sequence ATGACTGAAACATATTTATTAGGTGGCTATACCAAACGAATCAATAAAGGTATCGCAAGCATTCAATTTGATGCAGCTACACAATCATTTTCTAACTATCAAGCAATTGCACCGTTAAATAATCCCACATGGGTGACAACTTCAAAAGATAATACTTATTTATTTGCTATCGACAAAGAAGAGTTAGGTGGCTTGGTAGTATTTAAACAAGAGGATACTAACAATAACTATACACGTTTGACTGCCTGTCATGCGACAGAAATTCCTGGCTGTCACATTAGTTATCATGAACCAAGTGGTGCGGTATATGTATCGAATTATCACCAAGGTAGCGTCGATATCTATTGCTTTGAAAACGAAACATTAACCTTTATCGAGCAAGTGAAACATAGTGGCTGCAGCGTACATGCTAATCAACAATCACCCCATGTGCATATGACACATTTTAATGCTGATGAAACACAGTTATATGTCTGCGATTTAGGCACAGACTCAGTCGTGTTATACACTATATTAGCAGACGGCACGTTAGAAAAAACAGACACCGTAAGTGTACCTGCTGGAACAGGTCCCCGCCACATTACGTTCCATCCAGCATTAAATATAGCTTATGTGATTGGTGAATTAGCTAATACCGTTTCTGTCTTTACAGTTGCTGATAACGGGCACTTAACGCTCATTCAAACTATTGCAACCACACCAAAAGAATACACTGAAACGTCAGCCGGTGCAGCGATTCGTGTGACTAATGATGGTCGCTTCTTGTATACATCCACACGTTTCCACAATATTATTACTGCTTATACCATACAAACAGATGGCACATTGACCTTATTACAACAAATTAACACTGGTGGTGACATCCCACGTGATTTCATTTTAAATGCGAGCCAAGAATATTTATTAGTGCCACATCAAGATTCAGACAAAATTACTGTCTTACAACGCAATGCCCAAACAGGTTTATTATCAAATATTGGTCGTTCTGCAACAGCACCTGAATGTGTCAATATTGTACCTGTTCACGCATAA
- a CDS encoding threonine/serine exporter family protein codes for MNAHYKKYADVAALAGRIMLESHAESYRVEDTVRRIMQTSGLNITEVVSTTTGLYMTLDDTNPEITPITQVRRISERGNHLRKIYHVNNVSRQLTAGLITIDEAKQKLEYIDDSEYTAYSKDLAVILMVVAFTLLLGGNWLEMVISVIAGTIVALSRIGRELTEMNLFMSGIFATALTAFVIPIVLSFIPQSLNSDIIIISALMPLYPGTAFMNGIRDTLKGDYNSGLARIADALVIAVSLAIGVAIGLSLSSGVLGT; via the coding sequence ATGAACGCTCATTATAAAAAATACGCCGATGTAGCAGCATTAGCCGGGCGTATCATGCTCGAAAGCCATGCTGAAAGCTACCGGGTTGAAGATACTGTCCGTCGGATTATGCAGACCAGTGGGCTTAACATTACCGAAGTCGTCTCAACAACTACTGGCTTATATATGACGCTAGATGATACCAACCCCGAGATTACACCGATTACGCAAGTGCGCCGTATCAGTGAGCGTGGCAATCATTTACGTAAAATCTATCATGTCAATAATGTTTCTCGACAATTAACCGCGGGTTTAATTACGATTGATGAAGCCAAGCAAAAGTTAGAATATATCGATGACTCCGAATACACTGCCTACAGTAAAGATTTAGCCGTCATCTTAATGGTTGTCGCCTTTACCTTATTACTTGGTGGCAATTGGTTAGAAATGGTTATTTCTGTTATTGCCGGAACAATTGTCGCTTTATCACGCATCGGTCGTGAATTAACTGAAATGAATCTCTTTATGTCTGGCATATTTGCAACAGCATTAACTGCATTTGTCATCCCTATCGTGCTATCATTTATCCCGCAATCGCTTAACAGTGATATCATCATCATCAGTGCGCTAATGCCCTTATATCCGGGAACAGCTTTCATGAACGGTATTCGTGACACGTTAAAAGGTGATTATAATTCAGGATTAGCACGTATTGCAGACGCTCTAGTGATTGCAGTTAGTTTAGCGATTGGTGTAGCAATTGGCCTATCCTTGTCATCGGGGGTGCTTGGTACATGA
- a CDS encoding threonine/serine exporter family protein: protein MNVILQGIAAYIITVTAAILVEAPKSLIFKTGFCGAFGYIVYYLILPYLNMISATLLACIVISMTGQIFARLFKAPVTIFYIPSFFTLVPGAAIYRTAFYLIQGDSEKMSYHFIQTLLIAGAIALSVFIVDSFLEIYHHLKR, encoded by the coding sequence ATGAATGTCATCTTACAAGGCATTGCCGCCTACATCATTACGGTGACTGCCGCGATATTGGTAGAAGCACCCAAATCACTTATTTTTAAAACAGGTTTTTGCGGCGCTTTCGGATATATTGTCTACTATCTGATATTACCTTATTTGAATATGATTAGTGCCACCCTACTTGCCTGTATCGTTATTTCAATGACAGGACAAATATTTGCACGTTTATTTAAAGCGCCTGTGACAATTTTCTATATTCCAAGTTTTTTTACGCTAGTACCCGGTGCCGCCATTTATCGTACCGCCTTTTATTTGATTCAAGGTGATAGCGAGAAGATGAGTTATCACTTTATACAAACCCTTTTAATCGCCGGTGCCATCGCACTCAGTGTTTTTATTGTCGATTCCTTTTTAGAAATATATCATCATTTAAAACGTTAG
- a CDS encoding DUF1858 domain-containing protein yields the protein MSTNTIDLSQTVHQTVQEHPEIKEFLVELGFKPLANPLMFNTIARKTSIIQGAKLIGLSLKEIQQQLEWNGYEVIGVDEDD from the coding sequence ATGTCCACCAATACGATTGATTTATCGCAAACTGTCCATCAAACTGTACAGGAACATCCAGAGATTAAAGAATTTTTGGTTGAACTCGGTTTTAAACCACTAGCCAATCCACTAATGTTCAACACGATTGCCCGTAAGACAAGTATTATTCAAGGTGCAAAATTGATTGGCTTATCACTAAAAGAGATTCAACAACAACTCGAATGGAATGGTTACGAAGTGATTGGAGTAGATGAAGATGACTAA
- a CDS encoding DUF438 domain-containing protein: protein MTKRIDVLKNILLDLHHGATPESVQAQFDAHFTGVSAIEISMMEHELMNSDTGITFEDVMKLCNVHANLFKNAVQDVGVDDSEQPGHPIHTFRMENMALRSAILRIKRLLAAIEAAPEAEAGLLAGLKRQYELLGQFKRHYNRKEYVMFPIMERYGHDAPPKVMWGVDDQIRELYDTAYETLLAFPETSIVQVIDSFEVFEHEFLEMIFKEESILLMILLETFSQDDWLSVAKDSDQYGYAIIKPEKEWVPERVDFNAQSQMVMVTDDLAENEQVIETEQGTLTLKWEPKVNAVQPIDSQQLLPFGHGHLSLHQVNLILNHLPMELTFVNKDDIFQYYNDHVPFEEMIFKRNPSQVGRNVELCHPPKLIERVKSVIELLRTGQRDQVTMWFKRDEQFVHVTYMAVRNDDGTFEGVLELVQDIQPYVNLNNDTNREIT from the coding sequence ATGACTAAACGGATTGACGTATTAAAAAATATTTTATTAGATTTACATCATGGCGCAACACCAGAATCAGTGCAGGCGCAATTTGACGCTCATTTTACCGGCGTCAGTGCGATTGAAATATCAATGATGGAACACGAATTAATGAATAGTGATACAGGAATTACTTTTGAAGATGTAATGAAATTATGTAATGTCCACGCAAATTTATTCAAAAACGCAGTACAAGATGTTGGAGTAGACGATAGCGAGCAACCAGGACACCCTATACATACTTTCCGTATGGAAAACATGGCATTACGCTCAGCAATTTTACGTATTAAACGATTACTCGCTGCGATAGAAGCCGCTCCTGAAGCAGAAGCTGGATTACTTGCTGGACTTAAGCGTCAATATGAATTGCTCGGTCAATTTAAACGCCACTATAACCGTAAAGAGTACGTGATGTTTCCAATTATGGAACGTTACGGTCATGATGCGCCACCTAAAGTGATGTGGGGTGTCGATGACCAAATTCGTGAATTATACGATACTGCGTATGAAACTTTATTGGCTTTTCCTGAAACGTCAATTGTCCAAGTAATAGACAGTTTTGAAGTATTCGAGCATGAATTTTTAGAAATGATTTTTAAAGAAGAATCGATTTTGTTAATGATTTTACTCGAAACATTTTCGCAAGATGATTGGCTTAGCGTCGCAAAAGACAGTGACCAATATGGCTACGCCATCATTAAGCCAGAAAAAGAATGGGTGCCAGAGCGTGTTGATTTTAATGCACAGTCACAAATGGTCATGGTTACTGATGATCTAGCAGAAAATGAGCAGGTGATTGAAACCGAACAAGGGACACTAACACTAAAATGGGAACCCAAGGTTAACGCTGTACAACCTATTGACTCACAGCAGCTACTCCCCTTTGGTCATGGTCATTTAAGTTTGCATCAAGTCAATTTAATATTGAATCATTTGCCGATGGAATTAACTTTTGTCAATAAAGACGATATTTTCCAATATTATAATGACCATGTGCCATTTGAAGAGATGATTTTCAAGCGCAATCCAAGTCAAGTTGGACGCAATGTTGAATTATGCCATCCACCAAAACTCATTGAACGGGTTAAATCAGTCATTGAACTTTTGCGGACCGGTCAACGCGACCAAGTTACTATGTGGTTCAAACGAGATGAACAATTCGTTCACGTTACCTACATGGCAGTCCGAAATGACGACGGCACCTTCGAAGGCGTCCTAGAACTCGTCCAAGATATCCAACCCTATGTTAATCTCAACAACGACACCAATAGAGAAATCACATAG
- a CDS encoding dihydrodipicolinate synthase family protein: MSKLAKYQGIIPAFYACYDEEGNISPERIQQLAKHYLEVGVKGLYVGGSSGECIYQNVEERKLVLENVIAAVGGKMTIIAHVAAPSTRDSVELAKHAASLGVDALAAIPPIYFRLPEASIEAYWTAMIDAGQTDFIIYNIPQTTGYALSTGLYKKMLENPHVIGVKNSSMPVQDILTFCLEANRDVIVFNGPDEQFIGGRAMGAQGGIGGTYGVMPELFLAADAAFKDNNLALAQEIQMKITEIIFTMVQCQGNLYDVMKTILKREGLDIGHVRGPLSQVTDADTPIIDKAHQMIQDARAKYC; this comes from the coding sequence ATGAGTAAATTGGCAAAATATCAAGGGATTATTCCAGCATTTTATGCGTGTTATGATGAAGAGGGCAATATTAGCCCAGAACGTATTCAACAATTGGCAAAACACTATTTAGAAGTGGGTGTTAAAGGTCTTTATGTTGGTGGGTCTTCCGGCGAATGTATTTATCAAAATGTCGAAGAGCGTAAATTAGTGCTAGAAAATGTAATTGCAGCTGTAGGTGGCAAGATGACAATTATCGCCCACGTTGCGGCACCGTCAACGCGGGATAGTGTTGAATTAGCAAAACACGCAGCCAGTCTAGGTGTAGATGCATTAGCTGCTATTCCACCAATTTATTTCCGATTACCAGAAGCATCCATTGAAGCATATTGGACAGCGATGATTGATGCAGGACAAACAGATTTTATCATTTATAATATTCCACAAACAACGGGATATGCGTTATCTACTGGATTGTACAAAAAAATGTTAGAAAATCCTCATGTTATCGGTGTGAAAAACTCATCCATGCCGGTTCAAGATATTTTAACTTTCTGCCTTGAAGCTAATCGTGATGTGATAGTTTTCAATGGTCCAGATGAACAATTTATCGGTGGTCGTGCGATGGGTGCCCAAGGTGGTATCGGTGGTACATACGGTGTTATGCCAGAACTATTTTTAGCAGCCGATGCAGCCTTTAAAGATAATAATTTGGCACTTGCACAAGAAATTCAAATGAAAATTACGGAAATTATTTTCACCATGGTACAATGTCAAGGTAACTTGTATGATGTGATGAAAACAATTTTAAAACGTGAAGGATTAGATATTGGCCATGTACGTGGTCCGTTGTCACAAGTGACGGATGCAGATACGCCAATTATTGATAAAGCACATCAAATGATTCAAGACGCTCGCGCAAAATATTGTTAA